TGTGCAAGTGCCGGCAATAGCGGAATCCATGTGTCGCTAAGAACTTTCAAGCCCAACGCAGTCGTTCGGTGTTTTTGAACCAGGAATATTCTGCCGGCGTCTTTATGAAAAGCGTCATACGTCAATTCGTGTTTTGAGAATAGAAATATCAGAACACATGAAGCAATGCCCGCAGCAAGCCCCAGAATATTGATAAGCGAATACACACGGTGTTTAATTAAATACCGGAACGCTACACGAATATAACTTTGAAGCATTTTTCGTCCCCTTTCATACTCACATATATTTGTCTTTGACAAATTGAAACCAATTATTCTGAAATTCGTCTGCGGTTATACCTAAAACTGAGGGTAAATTTCCATTGGAAAGGATCAATTGCACCAGCGTGTTACGATCCCAATGCTCTACAATATATTCTGTAACAGTAAATCCCACCTCATAAACTTTCGTATTGGAAAAGGAATTCAGTTCATTCAAGGTCGGCGGCAATTCTTGAACCATATATGAAACCGAATTCGGATCGATGAATTGATTAGCCTCATAAACTGCAACGCTTTCCCATAACCAGCGGGGATTGTTTGCAAAATTCGACCGAACATGCAAAGTGACACAATGTGCAAACTCATGAATAATGTCAATCTTGCGTGCATCGAATTCGCTCGAGCTGAATTGCTGGCTATTCGGCGTCACAATATGTACGTCTGTTTTGCTGGTCACAAGTCCCGTAGCCCATGTCGGTAGATTCGGAACTTCATCCGAAAGCGCCTGGTGCAATTCTTCTGATGAAACATACAAGTGAATTCTCACGATCGGCATCTGAGTCGCGTCTAAGTCATTAGTAATTCGCGAATACTCATTTTCAAGATCGCTGGCCATTTCGGCCACATTATCTTCATCAAGAGAAGTCAAGAACCACTCAAAATGATCCGTTGAATAGAAATTACTCTCATCAGCGTGTTGTTTTTTTTCGCACGCACAGAGCATTCCCAACGACAACAAAATCGTTATTTTTAGATATGTTTTTTTTCTATTCATATTTTAACGATTGTACCGGATTCGCCACGGCCGCTTTGATGGCTTGAAAACTAATGGTCAAAAACGCAAGCGCTACGGCCAACAAACCTGCGAACGGAAAAACCCACAACGCCACATCCGTTCGATATGGAAAATCCTGAAGCCAAAGATTGATCGAATAATAAGCTAACGGTGTTGCGACGACCATCGCCAAAACGACCAACTTCATAAAGTCACGGCAAATCAGGAAAACAATGTTGCCTACCGTCGCGCCCATGACTTTGCGGATTCCGATTTCTTTGGTTCGCTGTTGCGCCGTGTATGAAATCAAACCCAAAAGTCCAAGGCAGGCCACGAAAATCGCCAATCCTGTAAACACGAGCAGAATCGAATTAAAATGGTCTTCAGCCCGGTACAATTGATCGAAGTCTTCGTCCAGAAATTGATATTCGAAAATTCGACCCGGTAATACCGATTCGTATACCGTTTTAATCTGATCCACTATCGCATGATAATTCTGAGTAGAAACTTTTATTGAAAGATTTTCAGAAAAATGCCCGTTCGCCATCACAACAATGAACGGTTCGATGGCGTTTTGCAATGACATAAAATGAAAGTCTTTTAATACGCCGATTACGCGTCCTTTCTTGCGCTGCCACTGCAATGGCTGGCCGATAGCCGCCGACGGGGATGCAAATCCGAGGCGAGCTACTGCGGATTCATTGATCACAAAACTTTGTTCTTCATCGGCAGGAAATTGCCTGTCAAACCAACGTCCTTCGATCAATTCCAGATCATACAATTTCTGGTAATCATGATCGACCGACAAAAAGCGCATGTCACTCCATGCCGCCTGATCGTCCCAGCCAAGCCGAACGACGTTGTTACCCATTTCTTTTCCAGGCACTTTGGATGCAACACTGGTTTCAACTACGTCAGGAATTTTTTCCAACTCTTTCTGCAGCGTTTGGAATAGTGAGAGTGATGACGTTTCACGAATCGGAATGACCACTACCTGATCTTTAGAAAATCCCAGTTCCGCTTCACGCATGAATTGAATTTGATTATGCACCAACACGATTCCTGCAATGAGGCCGATGGATATCGAAAATTGAAACGTTACAAGACTTTTACGAAGAAAAGCGCCTTTGGACGAATTGCGAAAGCTTTTGAGAACCGATATCGGTGCAAACGAGGATAGAAAAACAGCCGGATACATACCTGCACCGAACCCCGTTAATAAAACGATGAAGGCCACAGCCGCGACCACAAGAGGATTTCTAGTAAGATTGAGCGTTAATTGT
This genomic stretch from bacterium harbors:
- a CDS encoding ABC transporter permease — its product is MFQNYLKIALRNLLKHKLFSFINIAGLAVGMTSCLLIVLYVWDEVSYEAQHEKADRIFRLNCEYFLPKNAGSEAYAVTGPGVAPLIVKDYPEIESIVRLRRLQDNLIQKPNTTERFYESIVYADSTLFDVFTLPLLSGNASTALDNPYSIIISKAMAHKYFGNEDVVGKTLTLPMDTVNFTIMGVLDDPAKPSHLQFDFIASFSTLRNFHFNLTGWWNFSYHTFVLLKPETDVAAFAEKIKDISHRYIPEQEKMSGYSQDYSLINLKNIHLDSHLRTEFSVNGKRIYVYTFFGIGILILLIACINFMNLSTARSLIRAKEVGVRKVVGAFRSQLIRQFLTESLVITTLALVMCIIFAEMALPWLNQLADKQLTLNLTRNPLVVAAVAFIVLLTGFGAGMYPAVFLSSFAPISVLKSFRNSSKGAFLRKSLVTFQFSISIGLIAGIVLVHNQIQFMREAELGFSKDQVVVIPIRETSSLSLFQTLQKELEKIPDVVETSVASKVPGKEMGNNVVRLGWDDQAAWSDMRFLSVDHDYQKLYDLELIEGRWFDRQFPADEEQSFVINESAVARLGFASPSAAIGQPLQWQRKKGRVIGVLKDFHFMSLQNAIEPFIVVMANGHFSENLSIKVSTQNYHAIVDQIKTVYESVLPGRIFEYQFLDEDFDQLYRAEDHFNSILLVFTGLAIFVACLGLLGLISYTAQQRTKEIGIRKVMGATVGNIVFLICRDFMKLVVLAMVVATPLAYYSINLWLQDFPYRTDVALWVFPFAGLLAVALAFLTISFQAIKAAVANPVQSLKYE